From a single Osmerus eperlanus chromosome 8, fOsmEpe2.1, whole genome shotgun sequence genomic region:
- the LOC134025332 gene encoding uncharacterized protein LOC134025332, translating to MMHAFEYHTTWIVMLAVAVSGQKQPGLSQSSQPNSGLRANCLGNVMRLSLDKSLAVGNLLEVDAINGTDVIPLTPRLAAQCGYSMESDPWGNTKIYSSLFGCYAGSKEAGTFSLGLNLRMSGDLKLDEATYVVTKTCNYRSLATRHILCERNYIEVSTQLFKPQIAKNILGHDDDFTDDAGQDSVKYYASASPNDIWKLMFFTPEPKVMLLNEAKKAGYGVKSTEHRLVLRSPFNSAETYIENVAGVPMEVFSVSTYYVPIYGLNIVDSDAACPTGGLIFTDKTITWHVPHRITPVIKGAIKILKMYMGIDGQRLDKYQMAARKYTLSSTEFHIVIELPIGTPDGYYKSLAPDDQYHITFTVEPMLELVWREESTQTDTKYKVLFPITTPLMSWPTRFTGNAVPEERLFEILLGTFLPDVELINITFNTGVFSVAECNAKGFDVKEHRFPNGSKSFYLKVPFFEDAVLVHNPVPLLTTYILPMTFGLLILPEETPFSHVAKAEVSLQDVVPPAITGTCDPGYFYVTVGYGSQGHNFRTMIGERELTSKLGETYGLMSNSTHFSFVVPYSSADSIFEMVMSTSVRARIDLELVASNNWKLNDFSLSCSFPLTTTECYSNGTMTALAMKVESVPNMILSHLTLRDDSCKPNSSNNRFAYFSFGVNSCGTTRTMLGNIMVYENDISLDLKSYTSKYPDVAYYKQTVSCYYLVNVTETMAFRTRPRVKDPSADIGMGYLIVQMRLAQDESYKLFYQVEDYPVAKYLRQPLYIEVELMQSMDIKIELVLENCWATQHKDRSSLPRWNLIVDSCANLDDPYSTVFHPVEFDSRVNIPAHVKRFSVNMFTFVTDEVVLKENIFVHCNAVLCDSNNPSYGVCSSQCVNPAKTGAKKSRTADLKGSRNINYQVQGEQLSSGPILLSEPE from the exons ATGATGCATGCATTTGAATATCA CACAACATGGATTGTGATGCTAGCTGTTGCAGTTTCTGGTCAGAAACAGCCAGGTTTAAGTCAATCTTCACAACCAA ACAGTGGTTTGCGGGCCAACTGTCTTGGAAATGTCATGCGGCTGAGTTTGGATAAGTCTCTGGCGGTTGGGAATCTTCTTGAAGTTGATGCTATTA ATGGCACTGATGTCATACCGCTTACACCCAGACTGGCTGCACAGTGTGGATACAGCATGGAGTCTGACCCATGGGGCAACACTAAAATCTATTCCTCCTTGTTTGGCTGTTATGCTGGAAGCAAG GAGGCTGGTACATTCAGCCTTGGACTGAATCTCAGAATGTCAGGGGATCTTAAGTTGGATGAGGCTACTTATGTTGTGACAAAAACATGCAACTATCGTTCATTGGCCACACGGCACATTCTCTGTGAAAGGAACTATATAGAG GTGTCAACCCAGTTGTTCAAGCCTCAGATTGCAAAGAACATACTGGGTCATGATGATGACTTCACTGATGATGCTGGGCAGGATTCAGTCAAATATTAt GCCAGTGCCTCACCAAATGACATCTGGAAGTTGATGTTCTTTACTCCTGAACCAAAAGTCATGCTGCTCAATGAGGCTAAGAAGGCTGGCTATGGTGTCAAGTCTACAGAACATCGCTTGGTGCTGCGAAGTCCCTTCAACTCAGCAGAGACTTACATAGAGAAT GTGGCTGGGGTTCCCATGGAAGTGTTTAGTGTTAGCACTTACTACGTACCCATTTATGGCTTGAATATTGTGGACTCTGATGCTGCCTGTCCTACTG GTGGCTTGATTTTCACTGACAAGACAATCACTTGGCATGTACCCCACCGCATTACACCTGTAATCAAAGGTGCCATTAAGATTTTGAAGATGTACATGGGCATTGATGGACAGAGACTGGACAAATACCAGATGGCTGCCAGAAAATACACCTTGTCGTCCACAGAATTTCACATAGTCATTGAGCTCCCAATAGGAACACCTGATGGGTACTACAAG AGTCTTGCCCCAGATGATCAGTATCACATCACCTTTACCGTTGAGCCCATGTTGGAACTGGTGTGGCGTGAAGAGAGTACTCAAACTGACACAAAATATAAGGTCCTCTTTCCTATTACAACTCCCCTGATGTCCTGGCCTACTCGGTTCACAGGCA ATGCAGTTCCTGAGGAGAGGTTATTTGAAATCCTCTTGGGTACTTTTCTCCCTGATGTGGAGCTGATAAACATCACCTTCAACACTGGGGTCTTTTCTGTGGCAGAGTGCAACGCGAAAGGGTTCGACGTTAAAGAGCACAGATTTCCGAATGGCTCAAAGTCATTCTACCTGAAAGTGCCCTTCTTTGAGGATGCAGTCCTTGTGCAT AATCCTGTACCTTTGCTCACAACCTACATCCTGCCTATGACCTTTGGACTGCTCATCCTGCCTGAAGAAACTCCATTCTCCCATGTAGCAAAGGCAGAGGTTTCTTTGCAGGATGTTG TTCCCCCTGCGATTACTGGTACATGTGACCCGGGGTACTTCTATGTCACTGTTGGGTATGGAAGCCAAGGCCACAACTTTAGAACCATGATTGGCGAGAGGGAGCTCACCAGTAAGCTGGGTGAGACGTATGGGCTAATGAGCAACAGCACTCACTTCAGTTTTGTGGTGCCGTACAGTAGTGCTGACTCCATATTTGAG ATGGTTATGTCTACTTCAGTCAGAGCCAGAATTGATTTGGAGCTGGTGGCCTCCAATAACTGGAAGCTTAATGACTTCTCGTTGTCCTGCAGCTTTCCCTTGACCACAACTG AGTGTTACTCTAATGGCACAATGACTGCCTTGGCTATGAAAGTGGAGTCTGTTCCCAATATGATCCTCAGTCATCTGACCCTGAGAGATGATTCCTGTAAACCGAACAGTAGCAACAACCGTTTTGCTTACTTTTCCTTCGGTGTGAACAGTTGCGGAACCACAAGAACG ATGCTTGGCAACATTATGGTGTATGAGAATGACATTTCGTTGGATCTCAAGAGCTACACCAGCAAGTATCCAGATGTGGCATATTACAA GCAAACTGTTTCCTGCTACTATCTGGTCAATGTCACCGAGACCATGGCGTTCCGTACCCGGCCGAGGGTAAAGGATCCATCTGCTGACATTGGAATGGGATATTTGATTGTCCAAATGAGATTGGCTCAGG ATGAGTCATACAAGCTTTTCTATCAAGTGGAGGACTACCCAGTGGCTAAGTATTTGAGACAGCCCCTGTACATTGAGGTTGAATTAATGCAGTCCATGGATATCAAAATTGAGCTTGTTCTTGAGAACTGCTGGGCAACCCAACACAAAGACAGGAGCTCTCTACCTAGATGGAACCTCATTGTTGACAG CTGTGCGAACCTTGATGACCCCTACTCAACAGTTTTCCATCCTGTGGAGTTTGACTCAAGGGTCAACATCCCTGCTCATGTGAAGCGCTTTTCTGTCAACATGTTCACCTTCGTTACCGATGAGGTGGTTCTGAAGGAAAAC ATTTTTGTACATTGCAATGCTGTTCTTTGCGACTCCAACAATCCATCATATGGAGTATGTAGTAGCCAGTGTGTGAACCCGGCAAAGACTGGTGCCAAAAAATCCCGGACAGCTGATCTTAAAG GGTCCAGAAATATCAACTACCAGGTGCAAGGTGAACAACTTTCCTCAGGACCTATACTACTCTCTGAACCTGAATAA
- the ttc32 gene encoding tetratricopeptide repeat protein 32: MEQDTQTLEHAHVEFKKRNFKQAEDLYTKFISSCLQTRKCEASALASALNNRGQIKYFRVDFNEAIEDYTSAINANSQFELPFYNRGLIHYRLGFSQKAEHDFKRVLELNANFEDAKTSLKQTLLDRQHKIDRGY; this comes from the exons ATGGAACAAGATACTCAAACTCTTGAACATGCCCACGTTGAGTTCAAAAAACGTAATTTTAAACAGGCAGAGGATCTATATACAAAGTTTATTTCATCCTGTTTGCAAACAAG AAAATGTGAGGCCAGTGCTCTCGCTTCTGCTCTAAACAACCGTGGGCAAATAAAGTACTTCAGAGTAGACTTCAATGAGGCAATTGAAGACTACACTTCTGCAATCAACGCCAATTCTCAGTTTGAGTTACCATTCTACAACAGAGGACTCATTCACTACCGATTGG GTTTTTCCCAAAAAGCTGAACATGACTTCAAGAGAGTACTAGAGCTCAATGCTAATTTTGAAGATGCCAAAACAAGCTTAAAACAAACTTTATTGGACCGACAGCACAAGATTGATAGAGGATATTAA